AAAAGTGGAGTCTATGATCCAAACTCTCGCTAACAAACATTCCATTACTCTGACGGCATCTGATTGGAAACTATTACGATTGGATGTAAATTTAAATGCACAAGGGTTGGTGTATGCCTTCGAAAAAATGCAACCCAAAGGATAATAGGAAACATTCGTTGCATCGAAGGCAATTGTCTTTCGGTGTGGGTATTGTTATTCGTTTTCGATTAGCATTTGTTTTAGTTCTAGGGATTGTTGGAATCGGATTCATACTCCAATGTTCCCTCGTATCCAAATCTAAAAAATCAAAAGACCCTCAAATCCAAATTCATTTCCTCTCTCGGGATTTTGAAGAAACCAAATCCATTCCTTCCTCCCTATTTGAATCAAAAGACTTATTGCTACTACTTGCTGAATTATCGAGAAAGGAAGATCCCTCGATGCGGTTTATCTCGACAACCCGAACAGAAGAAATTATGGAAGTGAATGGAAAATCAAATTCTTGGACAGCGGGATGGGTGGTCTATGTAAATGAGGAAAGGATAGATGGAGTGCAGATGAAACGGGGAGTTCGTATCAGCACCACAGATAAAATTGAAATTCGATATGAGGCCGTAGAGCGCGTCTTTGGTCGCCCTACGCCATAACCCATGGATTACTATTTATCTAAGTGTTGTTAGTTCGCGGTAAGCTCTTACAAATCCATCAGACATCGTTTTTGCAAATGTCAAAGAGATCCTAGCTTTTTCCGCAGCAATCATCACGTCATGAAGTTCTACAGAGTTTGGGTCAAAAACAATTTTTTGCGTAAGTTCATCTGCTTCCACTTGTTGGTCATTGACTTGTTCAAAGGCTTTTTTCAAAGCATCACCAAAGGTTCCTGCTACTTCATCAGGGGACTTGGCTTCATTGGTTTTTCCATAGTGGCGTTCATCGGAACGAAAGATTCCTACCTTGTCGCCTTGTGGGAGAAGGGAATGGGGTTTGTAGGTTTGGGAACTGAGATTGGAAATGCGGTCAATAGCCATGGGTGTTTCCTCATTCTATTCATCGGCCAAATCTGGGAAACCTAAAGAAAAAATTATGTCGCATTAAAAAAATGGAAAATAGACCCGAGGCAGGCCGGCTTTTTTACGCCCGGCCGATCTCCATCGCTTTGTTCATCATGGCTTTGGATCCGTTGATGAGTTGCACATTCGCCTCATAAGAACGGGAAGCCGAGATCATATCCGTCATCTCAGTGACGATGTTGATATTGGGAAGTTCCACATACCCTTTTTTCGGGCCCGTTTGGATGGCATCAGGATGAGTCGGGTCATAAGTCAATCGAAGAGGACTCATATCCTTTTCGATCTTCATCACCTTCACCCCTTTGCCTTCGCCGGGTGCTACTCCAAAAGGATAAACAGGACTTTTCCAATTGGTTCTGAGATTAATCGGTGTTAGGATGACACGGTCCCTTCGAAAAGGGCCGTCTCCATTGGTATTTCTCGTAGTTGTCGAGTTTGCAATGTTATTCGAAATGACATCCATGCGGAGTCTTTGGGCAGAAAGCCCAGTTGCCGAAATATTAATAGAATCAAACATTCCCATAACTTACTCCTTAGTTGGTTCTCATCACAATGTTGAGAAGACGGTTGTTTTGGTTTAAGCGGTCAACCATGAGGCTGTAACTCATTTGGTTTTGATTGGCATCCACCACTTCTTTTTCAATGTCTACGTTATTGCCATCAGGTCTCATTGTTGTGAGGTAATCCAAATTGGTTTTGGGTTTGGCATCCCGATAATCTAGCGGTTTAAAAAAATCAATATGACGATCGTTTGTGATTTTGGTGGGGACAGCTTTGTCCTGTTCGATTTTTTCCGATTCGATGGCGCGTTTCAGCATAGATTCGAACACCACTTCCGAACGTTTAAAATTAGGAACGTCCGCATTGGCGATATTATCAGTAATCACTTTTCGCCTTTGGGTGGATGCACTGAGGCCCCGTTCCAAAAGGTCTTGAGTTTTCATGAAATGTGTTGCTTCAAACATATTTCTCTTCCTCTCTACATTCCCTTTCGACCGGTTTTTCTTCCTCCTAAAGTAATTTATGTCACTTCCTTACGATTTTTTTGGGCGGCCCCAAGTGATTTCTAAAACCAAACAGGCAAGGTGGCTGGGTCGGGCTCTCCCTCCAATCCGAAGGATTTCCGCTCGATCCCTACCGCGGGCCATGGAACTAAAATCACTTTTTCCATAAAGTAAATACTCTAGGGCAAATTTATTCTTATTTTTTGGTTCTATCTTCTAACTCGAGAACCATCGACTGGATAGATGTATTGTTTGCAAGAAACCAATCCGAAAAAATTCCTACAATGCCTCGGAGAATTTGGATAGGAATCCATCTTGCGGGGACAATGATTCTAGGGCTTCTTTTGATTAATCCTTTGATCAGTGCCGTTGCCACTTTTTCTGGAGTGATGGCTCTTCTTAAAAAAGGGGGAAACCCGATTTCTCGCATTTTTGTTGTTAAATTGTCTCCACCAAAAACACCTTCCGTGAGTGGGGTTGTGATCCAACCGGGATACAATACTGTGGAACTTGCCCCTTTTCCTGCGAGTTCCGCTCGAAGGGAGCGGGACAACATTTCGATTCCTGCTTTGGATGTGGCATAGGGTGCATTACACATTCCATTGGTAAAAGCATAGATGGAAGAAGTCACTACAACTTGTCCTTGGTTTTTGACTACTTCCGGTAATGAGGCTTTGATTGTCCGCCAAACACCTAATAAATCCACATCTATAATTTTTTCAAATTCAGTCTCATCACAATTAAAAACAGTGTATGCAGATTCTTTCCAGGAAATTCCCGCATTGGCAAGAGTGATATCCAGTCTACCAAAGTTGGCAATCGTTTGTTTGATTACTTTTTTAATGGAACTCCAATCGGTTACATCCATCGCTTTTGCCAAAACCCTTTCTTTTGAAAACTCAGAAGCTAATTTGTCCACGGAAGTTTGCGATATATCTGTTAATACTAGTTTGGCGCCATGTCGATAGAATTCCCTGGCACAAGCGGCTCCAATTCCCCCAGTTGCCCCCGTAATGAGGACTACCTTATCTTTGATATCATAGTTCATAACTTTCCTTCTTATATCTGTTAGGAATCATTCGTGAGGATTGGTCAATCGGATATTCAAAAGAAATCAATTTCGGGTTTTGTTTCTTTATTAACAAAATCTGGTTCGCAATCATTTCCATCGATTAACGAACAAGCCTAAGCGACTTAGGCTGGCCCTGAGTCTCGAAGCGATTAGTTGCTGTTATGCGACGTTCTTGGATTTAACTGGCTTTGAGTTCTTTGTATTTTTTTATTGCTCTTAACTCATTTTTCAATTCATATTGTTTAATTTCTAAATCATAATGAGCTTGAATAGAGAGCCAGAACTCAGGAGAATTTCCGAAGAATTTAGAAAATCTAAGTGCTGTATCCGCAGTAATTGCTCTTTTTCCATGAATAATTTCACTGATTCTTTTTTGATCGATAAGAGTGCTTTGTGCAAGTTTATAAGCTGATAATTCCATAGGTTTAAGAAAGTCTTCTAAGAGAATTTCCCCAGGATGAATGTTCATAAGTTCTTTATTCATACAGAATCTCCTTAATGATAATCTACAATTTCAACATTTTCGACAGAACCGTTATTCCAATTAAAACAGATTCTATATTTCATATTGAAACTTATTGAGTGTTGTCCAGATCGGTCATCAGTAAGTTGGTGAAGTCTGTTACCTGGTGGTGTTTTTAAATCATCTAGATTTTTAGCACTATCGATGTGGATCATTTTCCTTCTAGCAGTTCTTTGAATATCCTTTGGAAATTTTTTAGATAGAGCACCATTCCATATAGCTTCAGTTTCTTTGTCTCTGAAGGATTGTATCACAACTAAATACTGGTGTATTGAGATACTAGCGTCAAGTACTATTACAGGAAATCGTAAGATTTTTTAATACAAGGAAGTGTCCGTAAAAGTAGACTTTTTTTGTATTTCCTACTTTATTTTTATCAAACGGATTTGAGATTCAAAAGATTATATTTCCAAACATGTCGTATAACAGCAGGTTTACCGAAGTGACCTATGTCGAACAAACTTCGGTAAACCAATTTCATTTTTTTTACGAAACTAAAACTTCCATATCGATTTTCGGTTTTGTTTCTTTCTCTTTTCGTTTTTTATCTCTTTCTGCTGTGACTTGTTCATAGTAAGATTCATAATATGGGAAGTTAGTTCCCATCAAACGATCCCAAACATTGAAATAAAGAGAGTAGTTCCCTTGGAATTTTTGGTGATGGAGATTGTGGTGTGTGGAGGTGTTGATCCATTTGGTGATAGGGTGTGATGCCCAACCCTTAGGAAAAAATTCATATCCCAAATGCCACCAAATATTTAAAACCATTGCATAGAAAGTATGAAAGAGAATCACATAGAAATGAACGGGAACAAACATCACAAAGGGAACAATGTAGATGGCTTCTAAAAATGCTTCCGTTGCTTGGAATCTATAAGCAGCGAGTGGAGAGGGGTTTACTGATTGGTGGTGTTCGGAATGCACATGAGGGTAAACTTTTTTTAAGTGAGCGAACCTGTGCATCCAATAGAACCAAGTTTCGTGCCAAATGGTAATCAGGGCAAAGCTTAACAAAATGTATCCTGCCCCAGACCATCCAGAAACAGGTCCGAAATAAACGGCACTCGGAACAATTTTTGCTTTCATCAAAGTAATGTTCGTTACAGCAACGAGTGTAAAGACAATGAGTGTGACAGCCGATTGGCGAAATTCCTTCCAAACTTTTTCAGCTTTCGGGTAAACTTTTTGAATGTGGTAGGTCTCAAAAAAATCCTTTCGCCAAACATAGAATATAAGAAATGCCAAACCCGCGATCGGATAATAACGTAGGAAATTCAAAATCCCTTGTGCTAAACCAATTTTGGTAACACAATCAAATACTAATTCACACTGAACTGGTCCACCAAACATACAACTCTCCTAAACAAAACCCTTGAGGATGATTCGATTCTAACAAAAAATAAAACCCAAATCGACCGGATCGGTAAAGCCGGAATAAAAAAAGATGCCGAACGGGTCCATCCGGATCAGTCTTTCAGAGACTTTCTGAATTCACTAGGACTTGTACCCACCTCTCGTTTGAAAGCGTCATAAAATGTGGATTTGGATGGAAAACCAACATCGTAAGCAATGGTAAGGATGTTTCTTTCTGGATGCATCGAAAATTGTTCTTTGGCTTCTTTGATGCGGTAGTGATTCACTAAATGAAAGAAACTTTTTTTTTGGTGGAGGTTCAAATATTCAGAGAGTTGGTGTTCCGAAAGATTCATCTTTATGGATAACTTCTCTAAGTTGATACTTTCGTCTCGGTAAATCCTCTCCTCTTCCATAAGCTGTCTCAGTTGGTTCTGAAGAGCCTCTAAGTTGAAGTTACCCAACTGAGAGGTTTGGTATTTCTTTTCTTCGATGACTATCCTTTGCACTTCGCCCCATAATTCGGGACTTTTTTGTCGCAAAAGATAAACACCAATCAGTAAAAAAGCGATGAAGGTTGAAACAATCTCCAACCCATGTCTTTGGTGGAAAAATAAAGTATAAATTCCAATCAAACTAGAAAATGCGCCAATGCCGACGACAATTCCCACCAAACGAAGGTGAGCTGATTTTTTGAATCTTTCCAAACGAATGTATTTTACCATGTTTGTGAAGACATAAAAAGCCGCATAAAATATGGGTGAAACGGCAATGAGAATTGTGATTTGAAAGAGCAGTGGAACACCTTCCTTCAAATAACGTGTGTGAAGGGCAATTTTCTCTTCTGCTGACGAAGTATAAAATGGAATGAGAAGGACTGTGACAATCCCTGCTGGAACTAATTCCCAGTAAGAAAATTGGTTTCTATTGGGACTTTCATCCCAGAGTTCGGAAAAGTAACGCCGAAGCAGTGCTCCTATACATGCGGTAAAGGGCAAATGGATGAGATAAAAATGTGGAAAAATTTGGTAAAGGCCTGTGGATGTAAAATAGGTATGTGCCTGAAACATGGCAGCAAAGAGAAATAACAATCCTTGCACCAGAGTTTGTCCGGAACTGTTCTTTCTCAGGAATTCTCCCCAAGCAAAGAGGAGAGAAAGTCCGGCGGAAAAAGCAATCAAATGACTTGTTAGATTCCACACTCTGGTTCATCTTTTAATCAATCGATTGGATTGTAAAATAAAATCACTTGCCTCGGGTTCGTTCTGAATTAGAATTACGTATGAAACGTGGATACCATTCAACGACAATCCTCCTTTTTGTGGGAAGGTAGCACCTTAGAGATCCACCTCCCAGCGGTCCTCACTGCTTCCGAAACGGGCAAAGATTGGACTGCATTTTTTGAAATCCTAAAAAAAAATCCCCCACGTAACGTAGCAGTCCATGCTGGAAATTTACAGGAATCAGACACTTCTGGAATTTCTTTTTTAAAGTTAATTCGTTTGGAATGTGAAACCAGGCGAATCCAATTCGCTTTGTACGGATTAGGTGAGGCTTTCAAATATCGCCTTAGTATTTCTGAAGATGACAGTAAGAAAAATAAAGAAACATTAGCAAACTCTCTTCGAAGATCAGAAAAAATCGGAAAAATTACCATTGATTCGTTATTAGAGTTTAAATACTTAATTACCTTCACTGGGGAACTTACCGTATCCTTTTGGCGTTCTTTTTTACATCCTTCCAAAATTCGTTGGAAGGACACCTTCCGTGTTGCGGAATCGATGGGTGTCAATGCCTTCCCCATCATTGCAATGATTGGATTTTTACTCGGCCTTATCATGTCTTTCCAATCGGCAATTCCTATGCGAAGGTTTGGTGCAGAAATCTTTGTGGCAAACCTTGTGGGTTTATCTTTGTTTCGAGAGCTTGGTCCTCTGATGACTGCTTTTATTTTATCGGGAAGGTCAGGTTCGGCATTTGCCGCGGAACTTGGAACGATGAAAGTCTC
The sequence above is drawn from the Leptospira sp. WS4.C2 genome and encodes:
- the fliE gene encoding flagellar hook-basal body complex protein FliE translates to MAIDRISNLSSQTYKPHSLLPQGDKVGIFRSDERHYGKTNEAKSPDEVAGTFGDALKKAFEQVNDQQVEADELTQKIVFDPNSVELHDVMIAAEKARISLTFAKTMSDGFVRAYRELTTLR
- the flgC gene encoding flagellar basal body rod protein FlgC encodes the protein MGMFDSINISATGLSAQRLRMDVISNNIANSTTTRNTNGDGPFRRDRVILTPINLRTNWKSPVYPFGVAPGEGKGVKVMKIEKDMSPLRLTYDPTHPDAIQTGPKKGYVELPNINIVTEMTDMISASRSYEANVQLINGSKAMMNKAMEIGRA
- the flgB gene encoding flagellar basal body rod protein FlgB, with the protein product MFEATHFMKTQDLLERGLSASTQRRKVITDNIANADVPNFKRSEVVFESMLKRAIESEKIEQDKAVPTKITNDRHIDFFKPLDYRDAKPKTNLDYLTTMRPDGNNVDIEKEVVDANQNQMSYSLMVDRLNQNNRLLNIVMRTN
- a CDS encoding SDR family NAD(P)-dependent oxidoreductase, with the translated sequence MNYDIKDKVVLITGATGGIGAACAREFYRHGAKLVLTDISQTSVDKLASEFSKERVLAKAMDVTDWSSIKKVIKQTIANFGRLDITLANAGISWKESAYTVFNCDETEFEKIIDVDLLGVWRTIKASLPEVVKNQGQVVVTSSIYAFTNGMCNAPYATSKAGIEMLSRSLRAELAGKGASSTVLYPGWITTPLTEGVFGGDNLTTKMREIGFPPFLRRAITPEKVATALIKGLIKRSPRIIVPARWIPIQILRGIVGIFSDWFLANNTSIQSMVLELEDRTKK
- a CDS encoding HigA family addiction module antitoxin, translating into MNKELMNIHPGEILLEDFLKPMELSAYKLAQSTLIDQKRISEIIHGKRAITADTALRFSKFFGNSPEFWLSIQAHYDLEIKQYELKNELRAIKKYKELKAS
- a CDS encoding type II toxin-antitoxin system RelE/ParE family toxin, which translates into the protein MIQSFRDKETEAIWNGALSKKFPKDIQRTARRKMIHIDSAKNLDDLKTPPGNRLHQLTDDRSGQHSISFNMKYRICFNWNNGSVENVEIVDYH
- a CDS encoding sterol desaturase family protein, with protein sequence MFGGPVQCELVFDCVTKIGLAQGILNFLRYYPIAGLAFLIFYVWRKDFFETYHIQKVYPKAEKVWKEFRQSAVTLIVFTLVAVTNITLMKAKIVPSAVYFGPVSGWSGAGYILLSFALITIWHETWFYWMHRFAHLKKVYPHVHSEHHQSVNPSPLAAYRFQATEAFLEAIYIVPFVMFVPVHFYVILFHTFYAMVLNIWWHLGYEFFPKGWASHPITKWINTSTHHNLHHQKFQGNYSLYFNVWDRLMGTNFPYYESYYEQVTAERDKKRKEKETKPKIDMEVLVS
- a CDS encoding helix-turn-helix domain-containing protein; its protein translation is MWNLTSHLIAFSAGLSLLFAWGEFLRKNSSGQTLVQGLLFLFAAMFQAHTYFTSTGLYQIFPHFYLIHLPFTACIGALLRRYFSELWDESPNRNQFSYWELVPAGIVTVLLIPFYTSSAEEKIALHTRYLKEGVPLLFQITILIAVSPIFYAAFYVFTNMVKYIRLERFKKSAHLRLVGIVVGIGAFSSLIGIYTLFFHQRHGLEIVSTFIAFLLIGVYLLRQKSPELWGEVQRIVIEEKKYQTSQLGNFNLEALQNQLRQLMEEERIYRDESINLEKLSIKMNLSEHQLSEYLNLHQKKSFFHLVNHYRIKEAKEQFSMHPERNILTIAYDVGFPSKSTFYDAFKREVGTSPSEFRKSLKD
- a CDS encoding MlaE family ABC transporter permease, with amino-acid sequence MDTIQRQSSFLWEGSTLEIHLPAVLTASETGKDWTAFFEILKKNPPRNVAVHAGNLQESDTSGISFLKLIRLECETRRIQFALYGLGEAFKYRLSISEDDSKKNKETLANSLRRSEKIGKITIDSLLEFKYLITFTGELTVSFWRSFLHPSKIRWKDTFRVAESMGVNAFPIIAMIGFLLGLIMSFQSAIPMRRFGAEIFVANLVGLSLFRELGPLMTAFILSGRSGSAFAAELGTMKVSEEIDALTTMGLPPVQFLIIPRLVASLIMTPLLTIVFNLFGLIGGAVVLISFGFPLVTFINQVNLAVGLSDILGGLLKSYFFGMIIASIGCYRGLKTASGAGAVGESTTSAVVGSIILVSILDGIFSVLYFYLRI